A region from the Medicago truncatula cultivar Jemalong A17 chromosome 6, MtrunA17r5.0-ANR, whole genome shotgun sequence genome encodes:
- the LOC120576083 gene encoding uncharacterized protein has translation MVCLRLRHECKSKYITKVNEKLTELQRSQIQKTPFKWLLSLPKKLKISENLLEELVERWDDRSGGFAIQGRIIRFTPLDVCFALGLHIIGEKVNFKKDPTSTTKAMFDIEVINVKTIYAKIINMERDEDAEMFCRLYLLLGFAEFYFPNSSVKVSGWCLKMLDDLNSIGRYNWGVAVYEILACSLNRVAPLFCEGKNSSRLPIKGCALVLQVWALEHVLGYERSYHDSPLTFPRFMKALGISLVGKNISHLLGY, from the exons ATGGTATGT TTACGTCTCAGGCATGAATGTAAGTCGAAGTATATTACTAAAGTCAACGAGAAGCTTACCGAACTTCAAAGGTCTCAAATTCAGAAAACACCATTTAAATGGTTATTGAGTTTGcctaagaaattaaaaatatccgAAAATTTGCTTGAAGAATTGGTAGAAAGATGGGATGATAGGAGTGGGGGGTTTGCTATACAAGGTCGTATAATACGGTTTACACCTTTAGATGTATGTTTTGCATTAGGACTTCATATAATAGGTGAAAAGGTGAACTTCAAAAAGGACCCTACATCCACTACGAAAGCAATGTTTGATATTGAAGTCAtcaatgtaaaaacaatttatgctaaaattattaatatggAACGAGACGAAGATGCTGAGATGTTTTGCCGACTTTATTTACTTCTTGGTTTTGCCGAGTTCTACTTTCCAAATTCAAGTGTTAAGGTTAGTGGGTGGTGCCTAAAAATGTTAGACGACTTGAACTCCATTGGGAGATACAATTGGGGTGTCGCTGTTTATGAAATTCTTGCTTGCAGTTTAAATCGAGTAGCGCCTCTTTTTTGTGAAGGAAAAAATTCTTCACGGTTACCGATTAAGGGATGCGCTCTTGTATTACAG gtATGGGCTCTAGAGCATGTACTAGGATACGAACGAAGTTATCATGATTCTCCATTGACGTTTCCACGATTTATGAAGGCGCTTGGTATTAGTTTGGTTGGCAAAAATATATCACACTTGCTTG GTTATTGA
- the LOC112422819 gene encoding protein FAR1-RELATED SEQUENCE 5-like: MDLISNSSESGQLSVETSSMIHADSSQCYSPSNEESWKSLVFQSIKEIEDFYGNYAYNIGFSIRTMLKSKNNSQNKKSDKVHYVRYVCNKQGFKKGSLLNPNNRPTSDSPLVIEFVKVKEKPEERVGCKAGICLKLDEVLNVYKIYRWDVAHCHPLHKPEHLCYLGSFREVNEVQGQLALINSKAGMSMRMSYEVLGQGVGGTENLPFRFSDLKNYLMTIRQKEMVVGEATVIQEFFRNEALSKPSFYYDIQVDAAEDIASIFWADGIMQLDYSLFGDVISFDTTYRTNNQYRPLAAFIGFDNHRNSVLFGAALLYDETAASFDWLFTTFLKCVFHGLCSWHMAENAKKNLGSRANNAFFDELTNLVSNVDDESDFDYNWDQMMKNCFNGRPTSDFRWLLQTYRNRMHWSSAWVKSHFTVGLKTTQLSESFNSFLRGFLQPDHSLVRFFSHFNIMVQRMRDNHAELDFKAANTRTKNNYPNSQLMRSVVNKYTPACFAFIHRQYDLSFKYYHEEDTTKGSAFNKFFKVFTIEKVDDNYDVDNDNDGTSNVDVLDAELQENLFPSFEDHDRLDERVVTVNIRSKSFSCSYRMFENRGFLCRHVLKILEFLGGYVQYHFLKTIPGQYILKRWTRDVRPSVDKLKSTINVGTEDTTQAQRYQQICAVTVQLSTRFCADPEASEIFLDGVLEAGKKAEELLLSKGIRTDPSSLTSSSKSSKGAAVGEPSAGVKSTAPKFKKGPNPIKSKKRLKSDYEKARERLLQNH; the protein is encoded by the exons ATGGATTTGATATCAAATTCATCTGAGAGTGGACAACTGAGTGTTGAAACTTCTTCAATGATTCATGCTGATAGTTCTCAATGTTACTCCCCTAGCAATGAAGAATCATGGAAGTCTTTAGTCTTTCAATCTATTAAAGAGATTGAAGATTTTTATGGTAATTATGCATATAACATTGGATTTTCTATTAGAACTATGTTGAAGTCGAAGAATAATTCACAAAATAAGAAATCAGATAAGGTACATTATGTGCGTTATGTTTGTAACAAACAAGGTTTCAAGAAGGGAAGTTTGCTTAATCCTAACAACAGGCCAACATCAGACAGTCCACTGGTTATTGAGTTtgtgaaagtgaaagaaaaacctGAGGAAAGGGTCGGTTGTAAAGCTGGAATATGTTTGAAGCTGGATGAAGTTTTGAATGTGTATAAGATTTATAGATGGGATGTGGCTCACTGTCATCCATTACATAAACCAGAGCATTTGTGTTACCTGGGATCATTTAGAGAAGTAAATGAAGTTCAAGGACAACTAGCTCTAATAAATTCTAAAGCTGGAATGTCGATGAGAATGTCTTATGAAGTTCTTGGTCAAGGAGTTGGAGGTACGGAGAATCTTCCTTTTCGGTTTTCAGACTTAAAGAACTATCTAATGACAATTCGTCAAAAGGAGATGGTGGTTGGTGAAGCAACTGTAATTCAAGAATTCTTTAGAAATGAAGCTCTCTCGAAACCATCTTTTTACTATGATATCCAAGTTGATGCTGCAGAAGACATAGCTAGCATTTTTTGGGCAGATGGAATTATGCAACTAGATTATTCTCTATTTGGTGATGTCATCAGTTTTGATACAACTTACCGAACAAACAATCAATATCGACCATTAG ctgcctttattggttttgacaatCATCGCAATAGTGTTTTATTTGGTGCTGCGCTATTGTACGATGAGACAGCAGCtagttttgattggttgtttacAACATTCTTGAAGT GTGTTTTTCATGGGCTTTGTTCATGGCACATGGCAGAGAATGCAAAGAAAAATCTTGGCTCTCGTGCAAACAATGCATTTTTCGATGAGTTAACTAATTTGGTTTCAAATGTAGACGATGAATCAGATTTCGACTATAATTGGGATcagatgatgaaaaattgttttaatggaAGGCCTACTTCAGACTTTAGGTGGCTTCTCCAAACTTATAGAAATCGTATGCATTGGTCTTCAGCTTGGGTCAAGTCACATTTTACAGTTGGTCTGAAAACAACTCAGTTAAGTGAGTCTTTCAATTCTTTTCTTCGTGGATTTCTGCAGCCAGACCATTCACTTGTTCGATTCTTTAGTCATTTCAACATTATGGTTCAGAGAATGAGAGATAATCATGCTGAGTTGGACTTCAAGGCTGCAAACActagaacaaaaaataattatcccaATAGTCAGCTGATGCGGTCCGTTGTAAACAAGTACACACCAGCTTGCTTTGCATTTATTCACAGGCAGTATGACCTTTCCTTCAAATACTATCATGAGGAGGACACAACAAAAGGGTCTGCCTTTAACAAGTTTTTCAAAGTTTTCACAATTGAAAAGGTTGATGATAATtatgatgttgataatgataatgacgGGACTTCCAATGTTGATGTTTTGGATGCAGAACTTCAAGAAAACCTTTTCCCAAGTTTTGAAGATCATGATCGACTTGATGAAAGAGTTGTCACAGTTAACattagaagcaaaagttttagTTGTTCATATCGTATGTTTGAGAACAGGGGCTTTTTATGTCGACATGTTTTGAAGATCTTGGAGTTCTTAGGTGGTTATGTGCAATATCATTTTTTGAAGACAATACCTGGACAATATATTTTAAAGCGTTGGACTAGAGATGTGCGTCCGTCTGTTGATAAGCTGAAATCTACCATCAATGTTGGCACTGAAGACACCACTCAAGCACAACGATATCAACAAATTTGTGCTGTTACCGTTCAGCTTTCTACACGTTTTTGTGCAGATCCGGAGGCATCTGAAATTTTTCTCGACGGTGTTCTTGAAGCTGGGAAAAAGGCAGAGGAGTTGCTTCTTTCTAAAGGTATTCGTACAGACCCATCTTCCTTGACGTCATCATCCAAGTCTTCAAAAGGAGCTGCTGTCGGTGAACCATCTGCTGGGGTGAAGTCCACTGCACCAAAGTTCAAAAAAGGACCAAATCCAATTAAGTCAAAGAAGcgacttaaaagtgattatgaaaaaGCTAGAGAAAG GTTGTTACAAAACCATTAG
- the LOC112419190 gene encoding uncharacterized protein, with the protein MWIRLSKMDVLPLKEEDVHRVYHFPMAGEQINIKLCSEAAIKKLRVELGLDGDYSPFVKATELEIRLKIMEKPKAWVNGAICLIIHNILCPTNSSLVSLHYAQVLEEASSYNWCSHVLQYMKDGLQNLEVANPLEDFHFLMINYMEKMGKRSPFFTGKYKQPSLCDWDVKSANQELQMVHELMGLDKGLTVGVKRLQSTDDGLLVMCFDADTCPLSKAEEHLNYCRGCIRVYTRTAETLQRRIAEANASTYAKNDLVSAKINTSNEPETEENKTSSTEKSAKNDAVSEEPSTSKEAETKLNKSSGTQKGWKYLKLMM; encoded by the exons ATGTGGATAAGACTGAGCAAGATGGATGTGCTCCCATTGAAAGAAGAAGATGTGCATAGAGTGTATCATTTCCCAATGGCGGGGGAGCAGATCAACATTAAACTTTGCTCAGAAGCAGCAATAAAGAAACTCAGGGTAGAGTTAGGATTGGATGGTGATTATTCTCCATTTGTCAAGGCGACAGAGTTGGAGATAAGACTGAAGATAATGGAGAAACCAAAGGCATGGGTAAATGGTGCAATTTGTCTTATAATTCACAACATTTTGTGCCCCACTAACAGCAGCTTAGTTTCTCTACATTATGCTCAAGTATTAGAAGAGGCTTCATCTTATAACTGGTGCTCCCATGTACTCCAATATATGAAAGACGGATTGCAAAATCTGGAAGTGGCAAATCCATTAGAGGACTTCCACTTCCTAATG ATTAATTACATGGAGAAAATGGGGAAGAGAAGCCCATTCTTTACAGGAAAATACAAGCAGCCATCGCTTTGTGATTGGGATGTCAAGTCGGCAAACCAAGAGCTTCAGATGGTGCATGAGCTTATGGGACTGGATAAAGGATTGACAGTTGGGGTCAAAAGACTGCAGAGCACCGATGATGGTCTGCTTGTAATGTGTTTTGATGCAGATACATGTCCACTATCTAAG GCAGAGGAGCATCTAAATTATTGTAGGGGTTGCATACGGGTCTACACTAGAACCGCAGAAACCTTGCAGAGGAGAATAGCTGAGGCAAATGCTTCTACTTATGCAAAAAATGACCTAGTTTCAGCAAAAATAAACACATCAAATGAACCTGAAACTGAGGAGAATAAGACTTCAAGTACTGAAAAGTCTGCGAAAAATGATGCAGTTTCAGAAGAACCAAGCACAAGCAAGGAAGCTGAAACTAAGTTGAATAAGAGTTCAGGTACTCAGAAGGGGTGGAAGTACCTGAAACTGATGATGTGA